The nucleotide sequence GACCTTGGAACAGTTGTCGGCTTTTAGAAATAATATCGATCAATTTTTAGAAAACTACACGCAAAAAGAATTAGAAAGCTGGTCCGAGAAACAGAATTACATTGTTCTTGGCTCATTGATTTTGGCCTCTGCTGAGGAAAAAATCGACACTTGTCCAATGGAAGGTTTCAAATCTGAAATCATAGAAGACGTTTTGAAAATCGATAAAGAGAATGAGAAAGTGGCTGTTGTTTTGGCTTTAGGTTATCGCGCGGAGGATGATATTTTTCAGAATTTCAAAAAAGTGAGAAAACCTGCGGATAAGTTCATCAAATTTCTGTAATTTTAATTATTAATTCAAATAAAATGAATGCTATCAGACAAATCGTTGAGGTCAAAAACCATAAGTTAAACATCGAACTTCCAGAAAACTTCGATGCAGAATATGCTGAGGTTATCATTTTTCCGAAAGAAGAAGAACTTGATTTTGAAATTTCTGAAGATGAGAAAGCATTGATGAGAAAGCGTGTTGCTGTAGCTAAAGAAGAAGATTTTGAAGATTGGGACGCTATTAAAGATAACTTTTTATAATGTTCAAAGTTTCAATTCTAAAAAGTGCGAAATCTGACCTTAGAGATGCAAGTGATTATTATGGAGCAATTTCTAAAGAACTTAAGGCAAGATTTCTTACTAATTTCAATAATACATTAAACCAACTTAAAGAAATCCCCTATTTCCAAATAAGATTTGATGAGTTTCGTCTGAGGCAAGTCAAAAACTTCCCCGTTATGATTCATTATATTATTAATGAAGAGGAAAAAGTAGTCAAGGTTTACGGCATTCGTTTTGCCAAATCCAATCCTGACAGTCATCCAAAGATTTAATATCTTTAATAATCCTACAATTTCAAAATTAAAATGATAAAAACAGACGTTCTTGTAATCGGTTCCGGAATCTCGGGCTTATCTTACGCCATCAAAATTGCTGAACAATTACCAGACACTAAAATAACAATCGTCACCAAATCCAACGAGGACGAAAGCAACACCAAATATGCACAAGGCGGATTGGCAGTTGTAACAGATTTTTCCAAAGATAATTTTCAAAAACATATAGACGACACTTTACGAGCCGGAGATTACATCAATGACCCAGAAATTGTAAAAATGGTGGTGGAAGAAGCACCTCATCGTTTTAATGAAATTGTGGAATGGGGCGCAAAATTTGACCAAGAAAAAGGAAAATATTCATTAGGAAGAGAAGGCGGACATACCGAGAACAGAATTGTTCATCATAAAGATATTACAGGATTCGAAATTGAAAGAGCGCTTTTGGAAACCATCAGAAATTCTCCAAATATCGAAATCCTTGCCCATCATTACGTGATTGATTTGATTACCCAACATCACGTTCCGGGGAAAGAGTTAGACAAAGGAAACATCCACGGTTACGGTGCTTATGTTCTTGATGCGCAAAATAAAAAAATCAAAAAAATCACTTCTAAGATAACTTTGGTTGCGACCGGCGGCGCTGGTCACGTTTATAAAAACACAACCAACCCGATTATTGCCACAGGAGACGGAATCGCTTTTGTTCACAGAGCTCAAGGGAAAGTTTCGAATATGCAATATTATCAGTTTCACCCAACTGCGATGTATTCTAAAAGAGACGGAATGCTGTTCCTGATTTCCGAAGCTGTTCGTGGAGACGGCGCAAAACTTCGCACCAAAAATGGAAAACCGTTTATGCAGAAATATGACGAACGCGAAGAATTAGCGTCTCGTGACATTGTTGCAAGAGGAATCGATAATGAATTGAAAATAAGCGGAGATGATTATGTTGGATTGGATTGTCGTGAAATGGACAGAGAAAAATTCATCAATCACTTCCCAAACATCTATCAAAAATGTCTAGATGAAGGAATTGACCCTTTCAAAGAATTGATTCCGGTTGTTCCGGCTTGTCATTATTTAATGGGCGGAATCGACACTGATAAATACGGACAATCTTCTATTAAAAATCTTTTTGCCGTTGGAGAATGTACGAATTCTGGACTTCACGGTGCCAATCGTTTAGCTTCGAATTCTTTATTGGAAGGTTTGGTCTTTGGGCACAATGCGGCGATGAAAACAGTTGAATTGTTGAAAGAAAATGATTTTAATTTCGATGATTTGAAAGCTGTTCCGGAATGGAATGAAGATGGAATGAAAATGATGGACGAAATGGTTCTCGTCACTTATCTTAGAAAACAACTTCAGGAAATGATGAGCGACTTGGTTGCTATTGTAAGAAGCAATGCAAGATTGGAATTGGCGAAGAAAAAACAGCGTGAGATCTATGAAGCTGTGACAGAACTTTATAATTATTCCATACTTTCGCCACAGCTTTCTGAACTGAGAAACCTTGTGAATGTTTCTTATCTGATTATTAAACATTCTCTGGAAATGAAAGAGAACAAAGGCGCATTTTATAATAAAGATTTGGCGACGAAACCATTATTGATAAAAGAAAATTAAAAAGCAATGAAAAGACCAGCATACGCATCCGATAAAGTTTTAAAAGAATTCATCCGAACGGCATTGGAAGAAGACATCCAAAACGGTGACCATTCTACACTATCAACCATTCCAAAAGATCTGGAGCAGAAAGCACAGCTTTTAGTTAAAGAAAACTGCATTTTAGCTGGTGTTGAATTGGCAGAAATTATTTTCAAATATTTTGATAAAAATCTCAATGTTGAAGTTTTTATTAAAGATGGTCAGCCTGCTAAAAAAGGGGATGTTGCTTTTATAGTTTCCGGAAAAGCGAGGTCGATTCTTTCTACGGAACGCTTGGTTCTGAACTGTATGCAAAGAATGAGTGGCATTGCTACGATGACTCACGATTGGGATTCTCGGTTAGTCGGAACTAAGACAAAACTACTGGATACTAGAAAAACAACTCCTAATTTCCGAGTTTGTGAAAAATGGGCGGTGGCCATTGGTGGCGGAACCAATCACAGATATGGCCTTTATGATATGATAATGCTGAAAGACAATCATATCGATTATAACGGAAGCATTACCAATGCCGTGAAAATGGCAAAAGATTATGTCAAGAAAAACAAGCTGAAACTTAAAATTGAGGTTGAAACACGTAACCTGGAAGAAGTTGAAGAAGCTGTAAAATCTGGTGCAGACAGAATTATGTTTGACAATATGGATGTGGAAATGATGGCTAAAGCTGTAAATCTAGTTAATGGAAAAGCTGAGACAGAAGCAAGCGGTGGAATTACGCGCGAGGTGCTAAATTCGGTGGCAAAAACTGGCGTTAAATTTATCTCAGCGGGTGCAATAACTCACTCTTCGAGCAATATCGACCTGAGTCTCAAGGCTTTAAAAATTTAACACTTTCTTAACAGGAGTTATCATTTTTTTTAAGACTTTTGCGACATAAATCTTAAGGAAAATGAAAAAGACTCTAATCGTTGCAATTTTACTTGCCGGTTTTTTCACTGCAACTGCACAGGTAACAACAAGTAGTGTGCAAGGTGTATATGCAAACGCAGCCGGTGGAACGGTAAAAGCAACCCACGTCCCAACAGGAACTGTCTATACAGGAACAGTTAATTCTTCTGGAAGTTTTACGATTTCGAACATGCGTGTTGGTGGTCCGTATACAATAGAAATTTCTAAAAGTAACGAGAAGCCACTTATTTATGAAGATGTTTATTTGGAATTAGGTCAACCTTTTGTGTTGAATGCTAATGCTAAAGACGGTGTAAAAACTACTGATATTGGTGAAGTTGTCATAACTGGAAACAGAAAGACTAACACTAATAAAAATGGTGCAGCAACCAACGTTGGACAAAAACAAATCCAAGAGCTACCTCAAACGTCACGAAGCATTACAGAATTTACAAGATTGACGCCTCAGGCTAATGGAAATTCATTTGCTGGTAGAGATGCAAGATACAACAATTTGCAAATTGATGGTGCTAACTTTAATAATGGATTTGGTTTAAGTTCAAACCCTATTCCTGGAGGTGGAGCTGTACAGCCTATTTCTTTGGATGCTATCCAAGAGATTTCTGTAAACATTGCTCCTTTTGATATTACACAATCTGGTTTCACGGGAGCTGGTATCAATGCTGTAACAAAATCGGGTACAAATAAATTTCACGGATCTCTTTATGGTTATTATACTGGAAAAGAGCTAACTGGCTGGAAAATCAACGGTGACAAATTAGACCAAGTATCTGGTGTGAAAATGACTAACGGTCTTACTGTAGGTGGGCCAATAGTTAAGGATAAATTATTCTTTTTCTTAAGTGCGGAAAGAGAAATTGCTACCGGAGCTAATGCTTCTGGAGCTAATCTTTGGAAAGCTTCTCAGAATGGAGTAGCAGACGCGGCAAATAACATTACAAGAGTTAAAGAATCTGATCTAATTGCAGTTAGAAATCACTTGATTAATGTTTGGGGCTATGATCCAGGAAGATACCAAGGCTATGCTAATGAAGCAGAACAAAGTGGAGATAAAATCTTAGCAAGACTAGATTGGAACATTAGTGATAAACACAAGTTTGCTGTTCGTTATAATTATATGAAAGCGAATTCTATGCAAATCGCTAACGGAAACTCTGGTCCTCAGCCAAGATCTTCTTTCAATCGTGTTTCTGCAAACTCTATGACGTTTGAGAATGGTAATTATGGATTTGAAAATATTGTACAGTCTATTACTGCCGAGTTGAACTCAACTTTCAATAGCAAGTTATCTAATAAGTTGTTATTCACTTATTCTCAAATTCAAGATACAAGATCTACACCTTCTAATCAGTTATTCCCATTTGTAGATATCTGGGATGGTTCTGCAACAGGAGGAAACTACATGAGCTTTGGAACAGAATTGTTCTCTTATAAGAATGATGTTATAAACAATAACTATTCATTCATCAATAACCTTACATATACAGCAGGAAAACATACTTTTACAGGAGGTGTTGCTTTCGAATTGCAAAAATTCGGAAATTCCTACACTCGTATGGGAACTGGATATTATAGGTATAAATCTGTTGAGGATTTCTTAACAACAGGTACAGCTAACGAAGTGGCGCCAATTATGTATGGTCTGACTTATCCATATGCTGGCCAAGATACATATGCAAGAGTTAATTTTGGTTTAGCTTCAGCTTATATTCAAGATAAATTTACAGTTAATGAAAAATTCAACTTCACATTAGGTTTAAGAGCTGAGTTACCACTTTATCTTAATGACCTAACTCCAAATCCATCTATTGATGCATTAACATTATTAGATGTAAATGGAAATCCTAAAAATTATTCTTCTGGAGAATGGCCTAATTCTAAAGTAATGTTATCGCCAAGATTTGGCTTTAACTATGATGTTGCTGGAGACAGAAGTTTAATTATCCGCGGGGGAAGTGGTATTTTCACAGGACGTGTACCATTTGTATGGTTAACTAACATGCCAACAGGTGCAGGAGTACTACAAAATACAATTGAGCCTAATGGTTACGCAGCTGTCGCTCCATGGATTGGACAAATTCGTTTCCAAACAGATCCATACTATTATGTAAATAATCCTATTTATTACACCGCTAATGGAGCTCAGGTAACACCATTTATTTCTAGTCCAAAAGTTGGTGCTCCATCTTCTTTTTCTTTAGTAGATCAGAACTTTAAAATGCCTTCTGTTTGGAGATCAAGTTTAGGTATCGATTATAAAATCCCGAATACTAAAGTAACATTCACTTCAGATATCCTTTACACAAGAGATGTTAATGCAATCTTCCAGTTTGGTGCTAACAGAAAAGTATCAACTGCAAGAATGACATACGCAGATAGAGCATATTATCCAACTGCTGCTTCTTATCAATACAATACTGCTCTTGGAGCAAACAATGCATACGTATTAACAAACACAGACAAAAAAGGATACTCTTTTTCTGCAACAGGTGGATTTAACGTTGCACCTTGGCACGGTCTTTCTGGATCTGTATTCTATACTTATTCAAAGGCAAAAGAAGTTTCTGCAAATGCTGGATCTAGTGCATCATCAGCTTGGGGAGGTTCTCCAACTATCGATTCACCAAACGAGGAAATATTACAGTTGTCTAACTATGCAATCCCGCACAGAATTGTTGCTAACATTACTTACAACATCAAGAATACAACAATTGGTCTATATTATTCTGGCTCTAGCCAAGGTAGATTCTCATATTACTATTCTAATGATGTGAATGGTGATGGTATTGCAAATGACTTGATGTATATCCCTACTGTTGCGCAAGGAACCAAGTTTGTAGACATTGTTTCTAACGGACAAGTTCAATATACAGCAGCTCAGCAGCAGCAAGCTTTTGATCAGTTTATCTCTGACAATGGTCTTGAAAAATACAGAGGACAGATTCTTCCAAGAAACGGTTTCTTACTTCCTTGGACAAACAGGGTTGATGTTCGTTTAAGCCAGACTATTTTCAACAATATGGCTACGAAAGGAGACAAAGTTCAGATTACTTTGGATATTGTTAACATCGGTAATTTAATTAATTCTGATTGGGGAATCAAGGATTATATGGTTAGCTCATATGGTGCTGCCGTATTAGCAAAATCAGGAACTGCAGCTACTCCAGACCCAAGCTTCACGATGTTACGTGATAATAATGAACTTCTAAAAAAACCAACAAGACCAGCAAGCACAACTGCTACTACTTGGAATATGATGTTAGGATTTAAATATTCTTTCTAATCATAGAATTACATTTTAATTAACAACTCAAATCCCGGCAATCTGTCGGGATTTTTCTATATTTGCTAATCAAAAAAATCAGACTATGGAATTTTATAACATTCTACTTCACGCTCACAAAGGTTTTGCTTATCTTGAGCTATTACTTGTAGCCGCATTTCTTATCCTTTTATTGGTTACAATGTTTGGTTACAGCGGTAACATTTCCAAAGCATTAAGAAAAGTAACTTTGTTTACAATGATCTTTTTTCACGTTCAGTTTTTGATTGGAATCGTAATGTTGATAACCAATTTCACAAAGGGGCTGGATATGAGTATGGTGATGAAAAATGCTGATCTAAGATTCCAATATGTAGAACATCCATTCTCTATGTTAATCGCAGCTGTGTTAATGACAATCATCAATAAAAAATTCAAAACAATCGAAAAACTGACTATTCCTATTATGTCATTAGGATTGGTTGCAATTGCGTTATTCGTATTTGCATTCCCTTGGGCAAGAGTTTTCGGCTAAATAGTAACAATTTTAATTAATTTAAAACAATGAAAGTAGCTGTAGTAGGCGCAACCGGAATGGTTGGACAAGTTATGCTGAAAGTTTTGGAGGAGAGAAACCTTCCAATTACTGAACTGATTCCCGTAGCATCAGAGAGATCTGTTGGAAATAAGATCAAATTCAAGAACAAGGAATTCACTATCGTTAGCATGAACGACGCTATTGCAGTCAAACCCGAGATCGCTATTTTTTCAGCTGGCGGTGGGACATCCTTGGAGTTTGCTCCAAAATTTGCCGAAGTTGGAACGGTAGTGATTGATAACTCATCGGCTTGGAGAATGGATCCGACTAAGAAATTGGTTGTTCCTGAGATCAATGCAAATGTTTTGACAAAAGAAGACAAAATCATTGCTAATCCCAATTGTTCTACAATCCAGTTGGTAATGGTTCTTCATCCACTGAACCTAAAATATGATATCAAAAGAGTTGTAGTTTCTACGTATCAATCCGTTACAGGAACTGGTAAAGCGGCCGTAGATCAATTGAATGCTGAAATAGCTGGCGAAAATCCTGAGAAAGTTTATCCTTATCAAATCTTCAAAAATGCATTGCCACATTGTGATGTTTTTGCGGATGACGATTATACTAAAGAAGAAATCAAATTGATGAAAGAGCCTAAGAAAATTTTGGGTGACGACACTTTCAATCTCACTGCAACTGCAGTAAGAGTTCCGGTACAAGGTGGACATTCTGAAAGTGTTAATATCGAATTCGAAAATGAATTTGATCTTGATGAAGTAAGAAAAATTCTTTCTGAAACTCCAGGCGTTGTTCTTCAGGACAATGTTAAAAATAACGAATATCCAATGCCTTTATATTCTGAAGGAAAAGACGACGTTTTTGTAGGAAGAATCAGACGAGATCTCTCACAGCCAAAAACTCTTAATCTCTGGATTGTGGCAGACAATCTCCGAAAGGGTGCTGCTACCAATGCCGTTCAGATTGCGGAATATCTGGTTGAAAACAACTTAGTATAAACTAACAAAAGCTAAAGAATCTTCGAAATTTCGAAGATTCTTTTTTTAGTAATGAAAACAATAAATAAAAAAACAAATTCCAATATTGCATTTCAAAAGTGGATCGCCGCTGTCGGTATTATTCTTTTCATTGGAAAATTAGTTGCTTGGAAACTGACTAATTCTGATGCTGTTTTCTCCGATGCAATGGAAAGCATCGTGAATGTCATCAGCGCATTTTTGGGACTCTCCGCTTTATACCTTGCCGCAAAACCAAAAGATGAAAATCATCCTTATGGGCACGGAAAAGTCGAATTTGTAACATCTGCCATTGAAGGTTCTTTAATCAGCATTGCCGGAGTAATGATCATCTATGAAGGAACCAACAGTTTGATTTCTGGAAAAGTTCTTAGTAAATTGGATTTAGGAATTTGGATTATTGCAGCAACTGCGATTGTTAATTATATCATGGGCTATATTTCGATTCAGAAAGGGAAAAGAGAGAATTCTATCGTTTTGATTTCTTCAGGGAAACATCTTCAGTCTGATACCATTACAACTTTGGGTGTTGTGGTCAGTTTGGTCTTGGTTTATTTTACAAAAATTGTTTGGATTGATTCTGTTGTAGCATTATTTTTCGGATTCTATATCATGGTTATTGGATACAAAATCATTAGAAAATCTTTGAGCGGAATAATGGATGAAGCCGATCCGGAAATGCTGGAAAGATTGGCTAAATTCCTTAACAAAAATCGAAAACCAGAATGGATTGATATTCATAATATGAAAATCCAGCAATTTGGTAGCAGGCTCCATATAGATGCACATATCACTTTACCTTGGTATTTTGAGTTAAGAACAGCTCACGATGAGATGGAAGAAGTCATTAAACTAATTGCAAAAAACACCGATAGAACAGTGGAATTCAATTTTCATATGGATGATTGCAAACCCACTTCTTGTGCTATTTGTCGGGTTGATAACTGCCCAGTTCGCCAACAAGCATTTACAAAAAAGATAGAATGGAATGGTGAGAATATTTCGCAGCCAGATAAACACACACAGGAAAACTAATTCAGAATCATCTTTTTTCTGTAATAAAAAATCGGGATAATGAGAATCAGCGTTAATGGCTGAATGACAAATCTTCTCACATAAAAAGAAAATAGATATCCGAATCGGAACTCATCATTTATACAATACAAATAGATCGGAAAAGTAATGGCAAAAACAAGAAGTATTAATACCAATGCTTGCTTTGTCCAATGTTTATTTTGGAAGATAGAATGAATGATTATCAAAGAAAAAAAAGTGTTCAAGCCGAATCTGAAAAGATAGCTGAAAATCAGTTTTCCCCACACAAACTCTGGGAATAAAGCAGACTGATCCGCCGACTTGAAATAAGCCAGAAATGGATCGTAGAAAATCTTGTCTTCCAAGCCGCGCACTGCAATCAGCCCTATAAAACCGGCTAAAACTAGAATCCATCTAAGCATCTTTTTCTCTTTTCAATGCAAAAAACTGAATCCATACCAGCCACAGAACGACAACGCCGCCATAAATGATGGCTGGAAAAATATAATCGTGTCCGATTTTTTCATACTGGGGGTACTTTAGGAAAATAATATTAAGCAGTACAATTCTTAAGACATTGAGAATATGTAACAGAAAAATGCCTCCCAACACATAAAGAAAAGTCTTGGCGCCTTTGTAAAAAGCAAATATGAAAGCGGCATAAAGAACCACAACGGATATCACATTACAGCCTTCCACCATCCTTGTCGTATATTTTCCAGAAGTCTGAAAAAGTATGCTGTGCAGTTTCATACTGTCTACCAAAGTCGTCGGAAAACCTAAAAAATACTGGAAAGATGCCACCTGTTCCGCAACACTTCTCGTAAACGGATCTACTACCTCCGCAGAGTAGGAATTGAGATAAAATTGATATATCAATACCAGAACGATATAAACAATCACAAATCTCAGCAGGATCTTCAGAACGGGAAGAAAATCTTTCATAAAGTAAAATTACAATTTTTCGTGGTTCAAATTCTATTATTAATTAACTTTGTTTTATGCAGAATCATCAGGAATTTTTTGAAGAATTTATAGAAGCGAAAGCAGATTTTTTCACAGCGCTGCCACAAAGCGGATCTTCAAGAATCAATTATATCGGACAGTCAGGAACGCAGAAGTATGTCGTAACATACAATGAAAATCTCCGCGAAAACAATGCATTTTTTTATTTCTCACATCTATTTGAAAAGCTCGATCTTAACACACCAAAAATCCTCAAAATCAATACAGATAATACGCTTTACATTCAGGAATTTCTTGGGGATAAAACGCTTTCCGAAGTAATTTCTAATGAAGGGCAAAGTGAACGTGTAAAATCACTGGTGCGGAAAAGTCTTGAAAAATTATTCCAGTTACAGATGAAAACTTTGGGAAAAACCGAATTTCGCAACAGCTTTGAATATGAAAAGTATGATGATCTGCCCATCACACACGATCTCTATTATTTTAAAAACTACCTAGCGGATGTGCTGGAAATTGAGTATCATAAATCAACATTACTTAAAGAATTCCAGCTAATTTCTGAAAGAATCCAGAATCTGAAGCCGAAAACCTTGATGATCCGGGATTTCCAGTCGCGAAATATTCTGGTAAATGAGAATGATGAGGTTTTCTTTATTGATTATCAATCTGCGATGCAAGGTCCGGCAACCTATGATGTGATTTCATTTCTTTTTCAGGCTAAGGCAAAATTCACAAAAGAATTCAAATCTGAAATGCTGGATTATTATCTCTCCTTTTGGAATGATGATGATAAAAAAAACCTAGCAGAATCTTTTGAGTGGATGAAACTGATACGTTTTCTTCAGGTTCTGGGCGCTTATGGTTTCCGTGGTTTGATTCAGCGTAAAAAGCATTTTATGGCTAGCCTGATACAAGGCATTGATAATGCTTATGAACTGACGCAAAGCTGGGATGAGATCGCACTGCAGTTTCCGGAATTGTATTTTATTATCTTAAGGTTGAAGAGTAAAGAAGTGCAAGCCAAAATTGAGACATTGATTATTGACTGAGTTCGAGAGCTTCATTGCCAAATGACAATAAACTTTAACTGACAAATGCTGTTTGGATAAAGAAAATCCCTAGCCCCGATTGCAGTGGAAATCCTTTTTTGCGTGAACTTCGGGTTTATAGAAGTGGAAATTGTCTGCAAAAAAGATTGCAACGGAAAGCGGGAAATAGCTCCTTAGCATTTTCTTTAGAGTACTTCCTTCGTTCGCTACGACAGATAAATAAAAAAACCTCAGAATTGCTTCTAAGGTTTTTTCTGAAATATTTTCAGTCTCTCTAATTATTTAATACACTTAGTTTGTTTTCGGAAATAATTCGTTTTGCAAATCTGAATTTTGGACCCCAATAGCTGTCATCCAGAGATGAAACCATAACACCCTTAGATGTTGCAGCATGTATAAACTTTATTTGCCCGTCCGCTGTTACTTCTTCCACGATTCCTACGTGCGAAATTCTGCTGCCTCTGTGTGAGAAAAACACCAGATCACCTTTCTGAAGTTCTGTTTTTTCTACAGAATCACCTTCTTGGGATTGCTGTGCTGCTACTCTTGGAAGATTCAGCCCAGCTGCTGTACCAAAAACGGACAATACGAATGCTGAACAGTCTATTCCGCTTCTGGAAGTTCCTCCGAACCTGTACGGTGTTCCTAGGTAACTTTCAGCTTCGGACAAGATGTTATCTATTGTATTGCTGTGTTTGATGGCGTTTTCTATTGCAGATCTTTTGATGTCTGCGCTGGTGTTAGAAATAGCTGCTAAAACTTTTTGCGTTTTACTTGGCGTATTATTAACAACAGGTTGAATGTTTAATGATGCAAACTTGGCATCAGTTTTGTATGTTTCATTATTAGAAACCACATAGTTAGAAACGCAAGACTGAAGCGAAAAAAATGTGGTCACAAATAGGATATAAATTAGAACTCTTTTCTTCATATATATTTAATTATTTGTGTTAAACTTGAGGTTTTTTTTGTCATTGCATAGCAAAAATAGCCAATACTCACGAT is from Epilithonimonas vandammei and encodes:
- the xrtF gene encoding exosortase family protein XrtF produces the protein MKDFLPVLKILLRFVIVYIVLVLIYQFYLNSYSAEVVDPFTRSVAEQVASFQYFLGFPTTLVDSMKLHSILFQTSGKYTTRMVEGCNVISVVVLYAAFIFAFYKGAKTFLYVLGGIFLLHILNVLRIVLLNIIFLKYPQYEKIGHDYIFPAIIYGGVVVLWLVWIQFFALKREKDA
- a CDS encoding aminoglycoside phosphotransferase family protein, whose protein sequence is MQNHQEFFEEFIEAKADFFTALPQSGSSRINYIGQSGTQKYVVTYNENLRENNAFFYFSHLFEKLDLNTPKILKINTDNTLYIQEFLGDKTLSEVISNEGQSERVKSLVRKSLEKLFQLQMKTLGKTEFRNSFEYEKYDDLPITHDLYYFKNYLADVLEIEYHKSTLLKEFQLISERIQNLKPKTLMIRDFQSRNILVNENDEVFFIDYQSAMQGPATYDVISFLFQAKAKFTKEFKSEMLDYYLSFWNDDDKKNLAESFEWMKLIRFLQVLGAYGFRGLIQRKKHFMASLIQGIDNAYELTQSWDEIALQFPELYFIILRLKSKEVQAKIETLIID
- a CDS encoding C40 family peptidase, whose translation is MKKRVLIYILFVTTFFSLQSCVSNYVVSNNETYKTDAKFASLNIQPVVNNTPSKTQKVLAAISNTSADIKRSAIENAIKHSNTIDNILSEAESYLGTPYRFGGTSRSGIDCSAFVLSVFGTAAGLNLPRVAAQQSQEGDSVEKTELQKGDLVFFSHRGSRISHVGIVEEVTADGQIKFIHAATSKGVMVSSLDDSYWGPKFRFAKRIISENKLSVLNN